The bacterium genome contains the following window.
ACGGCGACCGCCTGCACGGGCCCGCCGACGATCGTCCGCGCCGGCAATTCGCGCTCCAGCGCGACGCCGGCCGCCTCGCCGGCGAGCGCCGCCGTCAGCGCGGCGATCTGTTCGGGTTTCAGGTCGGCGGGAATGACCGCGAGCTGCAGCCAGACCTCGCCGTCGCGCGGCGCGAAGACGAGCGTGAAGGCGACCGGCCTCGCGCCCGGCGTGATCGTCTCCGTCCACTCTTCGGGCAGCGCGACCGTCATCGTGCGCGCGCCGCCGAGCCCGTAGGCGCGGACCGACGTCGGGTCGATCGCCGCCGTCGCCGCGGCGCCCGGCGCGGGCTGCGCCAGCAGGCGCGCCGGGAGGCGGCGCTCCTCGAAGCCTTCGCCGTCGCCGCGGCCCCGGCCCGGCGACAGCGCCTGATCGAGGGCGGCGGCCGTCTCCATGTCGCGCTTCGCGGCGTCGATCCGGGCCTGCTCGAGCATCCGGCGTCCCTCGTCCCCGCGGCCGAGGCGGATCAACGTCTTCGCCTGCTCGAAGCGGCCGAGGACGTATCCCGGGACGATCGCCGAAGATCGCCGCGCGTCGGCCAGCGCGTCGTCGAGCCGTCCCGACATCCGCTCCCGCGCGGCGAGGACCGCGAAGTCGAGCGCCTTCTCCTCCGGCGCGGCGCCGTCGGCGAGGTCGCGCTCGTGCGCGGCGCGCGCTTCGGCGAAGGCCCCCGCCGCGGCGAAGAGATTGCCGAGATTGCGCCACGCCCGCGGGCCGCCGCGCTCGACCGCGATCCACCCCGCCTTGGCCGCCCGCTGCGGCAGACCGGCGTCGCTCAGGCAGCGCGAGTACTCGATCCACGCCGCGCCGTCGCCGGGCGCGCGCTCGAGCGCCCGCTCGAAGAGGGCGCGCGCGTCGTCGTATTGCCTCCTCAAGACCGCCTCGCGGGCGCGGCGGAGCGCGTCCGCGGCGTCGTCGGGCGGCGCGGCGAAGGCGGACGCGGCGGCGAACGCCAGCGCGGCGGCGGCCGCGGCGGAACGGCGGAATCGCTTCGTTGCGGTCACGGCTTCCCCCCCGCGCGGCGCCCGCCGCGGCGAATCACGACCAACGGAAGACCCGCAGCGCGAGCAGGAACGAGAGCCCGCCCCACGCCAGCAGCAGCGCGACGCGCAGCGCCTGCGCCGAGAGCGGCGCCCCCTCGAGGACCACGGCCCGCAGCGCGTCGTTGAGCGCCGTCAGCGGCAGCGCCTTGATGAACGGCTGGAGCGCGGCGGGGAAGCGGTCGGAGGAGAAGAAGACCCCCGAGAAGACGAACATCGGCAGCATCACGAGGTTCATCAGTCCCGAGACCGTTTCGGTCTTCCGCGCCCGGCTGGCGGTCAGCAGGCCGAGCCCGGAGAACGAGAACGAGCCGAGCAGCGCGACGAACGCGACGGTCCAGAGCGAGCCGGCGACCCGCAGCCCGAAGACCAGCCACCCGAAGCCGAGCAGCAGCGCGATCTCGAGGAAGACGACGAGCATCCGCGAGGCCATCATCGCCCCGAGGAAGTCGGAACGGCGCATCGGCGTGGCGACGAGTCGCTTGAGCAGCTTCCGCACGCGCATCTCGACCAGCGCGTAGCCGACGCCCCACATCGCGCCGCTCATGATGTTCATCCCGATCAGCCCGGGGATCAGGAAGTCGATGTAGCGCCCGCCCGGCTCGTTCGTCCGCCGCTCGGCGGCGCTCCATTGGTCGCGGCGGCCCGCGGCGCGCTGCAGCGCGTCGTCCACCTTGAGGCGGGCGAAGGCGCTGTCCGGCCGCCCGGGATCGAAGCGGTACTCGGGCTGCGGGCCGGGGACGACGACCAGCGCGACCTGGCCGAGGCGCAGCCGTCGCGCGGCCTCCGCCTCGTCGAGGCGGCGCACCTTGAAGCCGTCCTCCTCGCGCAGCGCGGCGACCGCCGCGTCCGCGCCGGGGCGCTCGACGACGCCGACGAAGACCTGCTCCTGCGGCTTCTCGCGGAAGGCGACGCCGAGGCCGACGGCGAGCAGGATCGGGAAGCCGAATACCCAGAAGAGAACCTCCGGCTCGCGCACGAATTCGCGCAGCCGGGCGAGGAAGAGATGGACGAACGGCGGGCGGCTATTCATCGCGCAGCCTCCGCCCGGTGAGGTGCACGAAGACGTCCTCGAGGCTGGCGTGGCGCGTCGTGAGGCGCGAGAGGCTGTGCCCGGCGGCCTCGACCGCCGCGAGGACGGCGGGGATCGCGAGATGCGGCTCGGCGGCCGAGAGCTGGTAGCCGCCGGCCTCGAAGCGGACGCGCCGCACGCTCGGCAGCGTCTCCAGCGCCGCGACGTCGAGCGCCGGACCGCGCGCGCCGTCG
Protein-coding sequences here:
- a CDS encoding tetratricopeptide repeat protein — protein: MTATKRFRRSAAAAAALAFAAASAFAAPPDDAADALRRAREAVLRRQYDDARALFERALERAPGDGAAWIEYSRCLSDAGLPQRAAKAGWIAVERGGPRAWRNLGNLFAAAGAFAEARAAHERDLADGAAPEEKALDFAVLAARERMSGRLDDALADARRSSAIVPGYVLGRFEQAKTLIRLGRGDEGRRMLEQARIDAAKRDMETAAALDQALSPGRGRGDGEGFEERRLPARLLAQPAPGAAATAAIDPTSVRAYGLGGARTMTVALPEEWTETITPGARPVAFTLVFAPRDGEVWLQLAVIPADLKPEQIAALTAALAGEAAGVALERELPARTIVGGPVQAVAVSATDSTLVGAPVPAGQYLYLTAGAARFGGATAVFTWLANERGGAADERLAAILRSLAVEPAPTTTKGAR
- a CDS encoding ABC transporter permease; this encodes MNSRPPFVHLFLARLREFVREPEVLFWVFGFPILLAVGLGVAFREKPQEQVFVGVVERPGADAAVAALREEDGFKVRRLDEAEAARRLRLGQVALVVVPGPQPEYRFDPGRPDSAFARLKVDDALQRAAGRRDQWSAAERRTNEPGGRYIDFLIPGLIGMNIMSGAMWGVGYALVEMRVRKLLKRLVATPMRRSDFLGAMMASRMLVVFLEIALLLGFGWLVFGLRVAGSLWTVAFVALLGSFSFSGLGLLTASRARKTETVSGLMNLVMLPMFVFSGVFFSSDRFPAALQPFIKALPLTALNDALRAVVLEGAPLSAQALRVALLLAWGGLSFLLALRVFRWS